A region of Alteromonadaceae bacterium 2753L.S.0a.02 DNA encodes the following proteins:
- a CDS encoding putative RDD family membrane protein YckC produces MLAEKFDTSYRVETPESIDLIAQLAGPIPRVLAYCIDLAIRSIVQLLILIVLLFAGKAGMGIFLVISFLMEWFYPVFFEVLRDGQTPGKKALKIAVVSDDLTPVTWSTSIIRNLLRAADFLPMGYAFGLIAMTTSGRFQRFGDIAAGSLVIYRREISKDAFKLPESVATPPPVALSLEDQVAFTGYVQRHSQLSHGRKEELANILEPVTQTKGDAAVKLAQGIGNWLLGHNK; encoded by the coding sequence ATGCTAGCCGAAAAATTCGATACAAGTTACCGGGTGGAAACGCCGGAATCCATCGATCTAATTGCCCAACTCGCAGGCCCCATACCCCGGGTGTTAGCTTATTGTATCGATCTCGCGATCAGGAGCATTGTGCAACTGCTGATTCTGATTGTGCTGTTGTTCGCCGGTAAAGCAGGGATGGGTATTTTTCTTGTTATCTCATTTCTTATGGAGTGGTTTTATCCGGTATTTTTCGAAGTACTGCGCGATGGGCAAACTCCGGGTAAAAAAGCCTTAAAAATTGCTGTGGTTAGCGACGATCTTACACCGGTTACGTGGAGTACCTCCATTATCCGAAACCTGTTGCGGGCTGCCGATTTCCTACCTATGGGTTACGCGTTTGGTCTTATCGCTATGACGACTAGCGGCAGGTTTCAGCGCTTTGGTGATATTGCTGCGGGATCACTGGTGATCTACCGTCGCGAGATTTCCAAAGATGCCTTCAAGCTGCCAGAAAGCGTGGCCACCCCTCCGCCTGTTGCACTGAGTCTTGAAGATCAGGTCGCCTTTACCGGCTATGTGCAACGTCATTCGCAGTTGTCCCATGGTCGCAAGGAAGAACTTGCCAATATTCTCGAGCCAGTTACGCAAACCAAGGGCGATGCGGCTGTCAAGCTTGCACAGGGGATTGGCAACTGGTTGTTAGGGCACAACAAATGA
- a CDS encoding putative MAPEG superfamily protein, translating to MDTNLDTTANYTLAYFGLLLMLLTLVVQSVIAASIKAKQPGAIPGKMPAELSHDSLVFRAQRTFMNSLENTPAMALSGLLAINVGAHAVLTGALLLIYALARIIHMILYYKIATEQNPSPRSYFYLLGLIANLMILGLIAVALL from the coding sequence ATGGATACGAATTTGGATACTACTGCGAACTACACGCTTGCCTATTTTGGCTTGCTTCTTATGTTGTTAACCCTGGTGGTACAGTCTGTTATAGCGGCTTCAATTAAGGCTAAGCAACCTGGCGCAATTCCAGGAAAAATGCCAGCGGAACTTAGCCACGACTCGTTGGTTTTTCGAGCACAGCGTACCTTCATGAACTCACTGGAAAATACACCAGCGATGGCACTTTCTGGTTTGCTGGCCATTAATGTGGGTGCTCATGCAGTTTTGACCGGCGCCTTGTTGTTGATATACGCTTTGGCGCGAATAATTCACATGATTTTGTATTACAAAATTGCCACTGAACAGAACCCTAGCCCTCGCAGTTATTTTTATTTGTTGGGCCTGATTGCGAATTTAATGATTCTCGGGCTTATAGCTGTGGCTCTGCTTTGA
- a CDS encoding methyl-accepting chemotaxis protein → MGLVFPFYASFFVEYKPGMKIWFATGCLVAGVIIGITNYWLLKSYLLVKLSEVSHIAQAISAKDLSRRSNIESKDVVGDIVSSVNTMADNLLTFVNQIRSNAQQLLTMEAKLHQGINKASGLTDDGQRICDGLTSHYSTVDAISNKLTEDAQDANHALQQLMQQLDALEKVTKDLTQRTAEQSVQMDATSARLSELERKSAKIGEVTAIIDTVAEQTNLLALNAAIEAARAGEVGRGFAVVADEVRDLARRTQAATGEIRQTVSELHHEVGAVVQQASSMAEQTRSTTASVDRSHEVVEQASTAIHAIRERIGNLITGVGQNSTSVDSLTRDIQEIHKASELSRNELQHLKSQAGQLSDVALGLNVSIVAFKTKHTDTSA, encoded by the coding sequence ATGGGCTTGGTTTTTCCTTTCTACGCGTCTTTCTTTGTGGAATACAAACCCGGAATGAAAATATGGTTTGCCACTGGTTGCCTCGTTGCTGGCGTGATTATCGGTATTACCAACTATTGGCTATTAAAAAGCTACCTATTGGTGAAACTCAGCGAAGTCTCTCACATTGCCCAAGCTATCAGCGCGAAAGATTTATCCCGTCGCAGCAACATCGAAAGCAAGGATGTTGTTGGCGATATTGTTTCGAGTGTCAACACCATGGCCGACAACTTGTTAACCTTCGTCAATCAAATTCGCAGCAACGCCCAGCAATTACTTACCATGGAAGCAAAGCTGCATCAGGGTATCAATAAGGCGTCGGGATTAACAGACGATGGCCAGCGGATATGCGACGGGCTTACCAGCCATTACAGTACAGTGGATGCAATTTCCAACAAACTGACCGAAGATGCTCAAGATGCCAACCATGCGCTGCAACAACTGATGCAACAATTGGATGCCTTGGAGAAAGTCACCAAAGATCTCACCCAGCGCACGGCAGAGCAATCTGTGCAAATGGACGCCACTTCGGCACGGCTGAGCGAACTCGAAAGGAAAAGTGCCAAGATTGGCGAGGTAACAGCCATTATCGACACGGTTGCGGAACAAACCAATTTGCTCGCGTTGAACGCAGCCATCGAAGCGGCTCGGGCTGGCGAAGTGGGCCGGGGTTTCGCGGTGGTTGCCGATGAAGTGAGGGATTTGGCAAGGCGCACTCAGGCAGCTACTGGTGAAATACGCCAGACAGTTTCGGAGTTACATCACGAGGTGGGAGCAGTTGTGCAACAGGCGAGCAGCATGGCGGAACAAACCCGTTCAACAACCGCCTCTGTGGATCGCTCCCATGAAGTTGTTGAACAAGCCAGCACAGCAATACATGCCATACGTGAACGTATCGGGAATCTTATTACAGGTGTTGGACAAAACTCCACCAGCGTCGACTCTCTAACGCGCGATATCCAAGAAATACACAAAGCCAGCGAACTCAGCCGTAACGAGTTGCAACACTTGAAAAGCCAAGCCGGTCAGTTGTCAGATGTTGCTCTGGGCCTCAATGTGTCTATTGTTGCCTTCAAAACCAAACACACCGACACTTCCGCATAA
- a CDS encoding FKBP-type peptidyl-prolyl cis-trans isomerase FklB, whose protein sequence is MSDTPSYTSNEQIASYGIGRQVGDQIGGNSFDGLDPDAVAQGVADALRGLELAVSAEQINSAFKALQSKMQAQKAEQAKTMAADGEAFLAENAKKPGISVTSSGLQYEVLQEGSGDKPGIASKVKTHYHGTLIDGTVFDSSVNRGQPAEFPVNGVIAGWTEALQMMPVGSKWRLFVPYQLAYGERGAGGAIGPYCALIFEVELLEITA, encoded by the coding sequence ATGTCGGATACACCAAGTTATACCAGCAATGAACAAATCGCCAGCTACGGTATTGGCCGTCAGGTGGGCGACCAAATAGGCGGCAACAGCTTTGATGGGCTCGATCCAGACGCAGTCGCGCAAGGCGTTGCAGACGCCCTGCGCGGCCTGGAGCTAGCCGTAAGTGCTGAACAAATTAATTCGGCGTTCAAGGCACTGCAATCCAAAATGCAAGCACAGAAAGCCGAACAGGCAAAAACAATGGCAGCAGACGGCGAAGCGTTTCTCGCAGAAAACGCCAAAAAGCCCGGAATATCAGTAACCTCCAGTGGCTTGCAATACGAGGTTCTGCAAGAAGGCTCTGGCGATAAACCGGGCATCGCGTCTAAAGTAAAAACCCATTACCACGGCACGCTGATTGACGGTACGGTTTTCGACAGCTCTGTTAATCGCGGCCAACCCGCGGAATTTCCCGTGAATGGTGTCATAGCCGGGTGGACTGAAGCCTTGCAAATGATGCCAGTGGGTTCCAAATGGCGTTTGTTTGTACCCTACCAGCTGGCTTACGGCGAGCGTGGCGCTGGTGGTGCTATCGGCCCCTACTGTGCGCTTATTTTTGAAGTTGAGTTGCTGGAGATCACCGCTTAA